A genome region from Coffea arabica cultivar ET-39 chromosome 7e, Coffea Arabica ET-39 HiFi, whole genome shotgun sequence includes the following:
- the LOC113702040 gene encoding large ribosomal subunit protein eL38z/eL38y, giving the protein MPKQIHEIKDFLLTARRKDARSVKIKRSKDVVKFKVRCSKYLYTLCVFDSEKADKLKQSLPPGLSVQDL; this is encoded by the exons CCTAAGCAAATACACGAGATCAAGGATTTTCTTCTAACAGCTAGAAGGAAGGATGCACGGTCAGTGAAGATAAAGAGGAGCAAAGATGTGGTGAAGTTCAAGGTGCGCTGCTCTAAGTATCTGTACACACTCTGTGTCTTTGACTCTGAGAAGGCTGATAAGTTGAAGCAATCACTTCCCCCAG GTTTGAGTGTGCAAGATCTGTGA